In Penaeus monodon isolate SGIC_2016 unplaced genomic scaffold, NSTDA_Pmon_1 PmonScaffold_99, whole genome shotgun sequence, a single genomic region encodes these proteins:
- the LOC119572148 gene encoding uncharacterized protein LOC119572148 → MSEIKWQLSAGVVSLLVSKALITEKKRCPQPLVKSGIGCHLFLAMDDDTFQSHMQLTRRQFNFLNDSFGRMGMAEVPKNVGGQPRVPLEMKTAMFLWYMANQNSFREIRDKFNVSRSTAHEIIVSALDSVCQLAASFITWPDENENLRSSRAFQRSCSRERIIGAIDGCHIKIQRPRRHGIDYMNQKRILFNPYSGYL, encoded by the exons ATGAGCGAGATAAAGTGGCAACTCTCGGCAGGTGTTGTCAGCTTGCTTGTGTCGAA gGCATTAATAACTGAGAAAAAGAGATGTCCACAGCCTTTGGTGAAGTCAGGGATTGGATGTCATCTGTTTCTAGCAATGGATGATGACACTTTCCAAAGTCACATGCAGCTAACAAGACGTCAGTTTAATTTCCTTAATGACAGTTTTGGGAGAATGGGCATGGCAGAAGTACCAAAAAATGTTGGTGGGCAACCTCGTGTTCCTTTAGAAATGAAGACTGCTATGTTTCTGTGGTACATGGCAAATCAGAACTCATTTAGAGAGATTAGAGACAAGTTCAATGTGTCTCGGTCTACTGCCCATGAGATCATAGTTAGTGCGCTGGACAGTGTTTGCCAATTAGCAGCTTCCTTCATAACATGgccagatgaaaatgaaaatcttcGTAGCTCGAGAGCGTTTCAACGATCATGTAGCAGAGAAAGAATTATTGGTGCTATTGATGGGTGCCATATTAAGATCCAAAGACCCAGGCGACATGGCATAGACTATATGAATCAGAAAAGAATACTATTCAATCCTTATTCAGGGTATTTGTGA